One genomic segment of Aquipluma nitroreducens includes these proteins:
- the dat gene encoding D-amino-acid transaminase — MAEIVYLNGNFVLKNEAFVSPEDRGFNFADGIYEVIKYYGGKPFRYADHMDRLRRSLREISIDFDNLDQFEVVFQTLLEQNGLANQEAGVYLQITRGSHTRIHQFPESIKPTVYATAFPFSSKWDQLKNGVKVITTEDIRWLRCDIKSISLLPNVLAAEKAYEQNAVEAIFIRNGMVTEGSHSSFMAVKNGVVYTHPDSNLILPGITKIVIREICKTNNIPLVEEPIPASELMAMEEMMIIGSGSEVTPIVRLDESLVGDGKPGQVTLLIQEKFFELTKR; from the coding sequence ATGGCTGAAATTGTTTACCTAAACGGAAACTTCGTTCTGAAAAATGAAGCTTTTGTATCTCCGGAAGACCGTGGCTTTAACTTTGCCGACGGCATTTACGAAGTCATTAAGTATTACGGCGGAAAACCTTTCCGCTATGCCGATCACATGGATCGGTTGCGGCGAAGTTTGCGCGAAATCAGTATTGATTTTGACAATTTGGATCAGTTCGAAGTCGTATTTCAAACGCTTCTGGAACAAAACGGACTGGCTAATCAGGAAGCTGGTGTTTACCTGCAAATTACCCGCGGAAGTCATACCCGAATTCACCAATTTCCTGAAAGCATAAAACCTACAGTTTATGCCACCGCTTTTCCCTTTTCTTCAAAGTGGGATCAACTCAAAAACGGAGTGAAGGTTATCACTACCGAAGATATTCGCTGGCTGCGTTGCGACATTAAATCGATTTCGCTGCTGCCCAATGTGCTTGCCGCCGAAAAAGCCTACGAGCAAAATGCCGTTGAAGCCATTTTCATTCGCAACGGAATGGTTACCGAAGGCTCGCATTCCAGTTTTATGGCGGTGAAAAATGGTGTGGTTTACACACATCCCGATTCGAACCTAATTTTACCGGGTATCACTAAAATTGTGATCCGTGAAATTTGCAAAACCAATAATATCCCGTTGGTTGAAGAGCCAATTCCGGCTTCAGAATTGATGGCAATGGAAGAAATGATGATTATTGGCTCCGGCAGCGAAGTTACTCCAATAGTACGACTGGATGAAAG
- a CDS encoding sensor histidine kinase: MNYWNRYINYYITNYSKLNKEDSEELAYLRNKLFISILILAFPIGVIAYIPSIVVSVETKSWVIAVFDTLAMFTLTYIYLDKNLSMNTKKNLLSLVFYILSPVLFLYLGTTGPSVSILFCMSILITLYNDKKAGYISLALNVLIYMLFLAIIPVNLKHLQFFGQLGVDTWIGIGINLIAFNALAVFSVASLVEHLTESFIREKHLRTRLKRESEELQIAIQKAEESDRLKSAFLANMSHEIRTPMNGILGFSSLLSDENLKEADRQMYIELIQKSGDRMLNIINEIIDISKIESGLTTISSAKENLNEILKYIYDFMLPEATRKNIALSYHLGANDENSVIYTDREKLYIILLNLVKNAVKFTDQGEVSFGYNLIQTNKNEVQMEVAIYVKDTGIGVPPEKQAVIFERFMQADIKNVKAREGAGLGLYISKSYVELMGGKIWIESEAGQGTTFNIILPFSKIPKVKQTQKR, translated from the coding sequence ATGAATTACTGGAATCGGTATATCAATTATTACATCACCAATTATTCCAAACTGAACAAAGAGGACTCGGAGGAACTTGCTTACCTGCGAAACAAACTTTTTATTTCAATATTGATTTTGGCCTTCCCGATTGGTGTTATTGCCTACATCCCAAGTATTGTGGTATCAGTTGAAACTAAATCGTGGGTGATCGCTGTATTTGATACGCTCGCGATGTTCACCCTCACATACATCTATCTGGACAAGAACCTCAGTATGAATACGAAAAAGAACCTGCTTTCACTCGTGTTCTATATTCTTTCACCAGTTCTTTTTCTCTACCTCGGGACCACTGGCCCCAGTGTGAGTATCCTGTTCTGTATGTCGATTCTAATCACGCTATACAACGACAAAAAAGCAGGTTATATCTCATTGGCTTTAAACGTATTAATCTATATGCTTTTCCTGGCGATCATACCAGTGAACCTAAAACACCTGCAATTTTTCGGGCAACTTGGGGTAGATACCTGGATCGGAATCGGGATTAACCTCATTGCTTTTAACGCTCTGGCAGTCTTTTCGGTGGCTTCGCTGGTTGAGCATTTAACTGAATCGTTTATTCGCGAAAAACATTTACGGACGCGGCTAAAGAGAGAAAGCGAAGAATTACAGATTGCCATACAAAAAGCGGAGGAAAGTGATCGGCTGAAATCGGCGTTTCTGGCCAACATGAGCCACGAAATACGAACACCGATGAATGGGATTCTTGGTTTTTCGTCGTTGTTAAGCGACGAGAACCTGAAAGAAGCTGACCGCCAGATGTATATTGAACTTATTCAAAAGAGCGGCGACCGAATGCTGAACATCATCAATGAAATTATCGACATATCAAAAATTGAATCGGGTTTGACAACAATTAGTTCAGCGAAAGAAAACCTGAATGAGATTTTGAAGTATATCTACGATTTTATGCTACCCGAAGCTACCCGCAAAAATATCGCACTTTCGTATCACCTTGGCGCGAATGACGAAAATTCAGTTATCTATACCGACAGAGAAAAGTTGTACATTATTTTGCTCAACCTCGTAAAAAATGCGGTGAAATTTACCGATCAGGGCGAAGTTTCTTTTGGTTATAACTTGATTCAGACCAATAAAAATGAGGTTCAAATGGAGGTTGCAATTTACGTGAAAGATACTGGCATAGGTGTTCCTCCTGAGAAGCAGGCTGTCATTTTTGAACGATTTATGCAAGCTGACATAAAAAATGTAAAGGCCCGTGAAGGCGCCGGACTTGGCTTGTACATTTCGAAAAGCTATGTAGAGCTGATGGGAGGAAAAATCTGGATTGAAAGTGAAGCAGGCCAAGGCACAACGTTCAACATCATTCTTCCTTTCTCAAAAATACCAAAGGTCAAACAAACTCAAAAGAGATAG
- a CDS encoding DUF2200 domain-containing protein — protein MNDTTKHDERIGKLTFAAVYPMYVAKVEKKGRTKEELHQVIEWLTGFDDNKIQGLIQENVTFEQFFQLAMINPNAHLITGIICGYRVEEIENPLTQKIRYLDKLVDELAKGRKMEKILRGS, from the coding sequence ATGAACGATACAACCAAACACGACGAACGCATTGGGAAACTGACCTTCGCAGCGGTTTATCCAATGTATGTAGCAAAAGTAGAGAAGAAAGGCCGGACAAAAGAGGAATTGCATCAGGTAATTGAGTGGTTAACTGGCTTCGACGATAATAAAATTCAGGGACTGATACAGGAAAACGTAACTTTCGAACAATTTTTCCAGTTGGCTATGATAAACCCCAATGCGCACCTGATCACCGGAATAATTTGTGGCTATCGGGTCGAAGAAATTGAAAATCCGTTAACTCAGAAAATCAGATATTTAGACAAGTTGGTGGATGAGTTGGCGAAAGGCCGAAAGATGGAGAAGATTTTGCGCGGCTCTTAA
- a CDS encoding DUF1801 domain-containing protein has protein sequence MNTEIQKYNDAKTAVDKEICDLLATIIDSELTESESKIWHAHPVWFLDGNPIVGYSKQKAGWRLMFWSGADFDEENLSLKGKKFKDASIFYTTVEQINATELRRWLEKSKEIQWDYKNIVKRKGLLERLK, from the coding sequence ATGAACACAGAGATTCAGAAATATAACGATGCCAAGACAGCGGTCGATAAGGAAATTTGTGATCTTCTTGCAACAATAATCGACAGCGAACTAACGGAATCGGAAAGTAAAATCTGGCATGCTCACCCAGTTTGGTTTCTGGATGGAAATCCGATTGTTGGCTACAGCAAACAAAAAGCTGGCTGGCGCCTGATGTTTTGGAGTGGTGCGGATTTCGATGAAGAAAATTTAAGTTTGAAAGGAAAGAAATTTAAAGACGCTTCGATTTTCTATACTACAGTTGAACAAATCAATGCGACAGAGCTTAGGCGTTGGCTGGAAAAATCGAAAGAAATTCAGTGGGATTATAAAAACATTGTGAAAAGAAAAGGCTTGTTGGAAAGATTGAAGTAA
- a CDS encoding dienelactone hydrolase family protein, with protein sequence MKKLFILLVGMAMLQTVSAQELKAVKYADGAQELNGLVTSNAGKNLPGVLILPAWMGIDDEAKTAALELEKQGYIAFVADIYGKGNIPTDFASAGKVAGQFKSDYALYQKRISLALAQLKKAGAQGSKIAVIGYCFGGTGALETARAGFDVTGVVSIHGGLSKAADRPNAPIKTKVLIENPAEDRGVTKEIYDQQVQELKDGKADWQIITYANCGHTFTNPTSKEYNEVMAKRAWNHTLGFLAEVLK encoded by the coding sequence ATGAAAAAACTTTTTATTCTTTTAGTTGGTATGGCAATGTTACAAACAGTTTCAGCACAGGAATTAAAGGCCGTGAAATATGCCGACGGTGCGCAGGAGTTGAATGGGTTGGTTACTTCGAATGCGGGAAAAAACTTGCCCGGAGTATTGATCCTTCCGGCTTGGATGGGCATCGACGATGAAGCCAAAACCGCCGCTCTCGAGCTCGAAAAGCAGGGTTACATTGCTTTTGTTGCAGATATTTACGGCAAGGGAAACATCCCCACCGATTTTGCAAGTGCTGGCAAAGTTGCCGGTCAGTTTAAAAGCGACTACGCTCTTTATCAGAAACGCATTTCGCTGGCGCTGGCGCAACTGAAAAAGGCTGGTGCACAAGGCAGTAAAATTGCCGTAATTGGCTATTGCTTTGGCGGAACCGGTGCACTGGAAACTGCCCGTGCAGGGTTCGATGTAACTGGAGTGGTGTCCATTCATGGCGGACTTTCGAAGGCTGCCGATCGCCCCAATGCACCCATTAAAACGAAAGTTTTGATTGAAAATCCGGCTGAAGATCGGGGCGTTACCAAAGAGATTTACGACCAGCAGGTTCAGGAATTGAAAGATGGAAAAGCCGACTGGCAAATTATTACTTATGCCAATTGCGGGCATACATTTACCAACCCTACATCAAAGGAATACAATGAAGTAATGGCCAAACGCGCCTGGAACCATACCCTTGGATTTTTGGCCGAGGTGCTGAAATAG
- a CDS encoding phytoene/squalene synthase family protein: METQVQTPIDLYYQIFDSIDFEKIIDHPNILIAANFWDKERYQAAKNCYKFMRAIDDLIDNYKTEHITIDPENQAQFETDVYRWINTIAEASQEIPSQRELIETVHRFSIPFWPLEAFAKSMIYDIYHDGFPTLQGFIDYAGGASVAPASIFVHLCGLTKKDGNYISPVFDVKRVSTPCAIFSYLVHIIRDFQKDHLNNLNYFPDDLIAKYGMNRQQLLFMAKGGQITDGFRKMVRELYEVADTYRDETYRMIEEIRPFLEPRCQLSLEIIFALYLMVFERIDIEHGTFSTNELNPTPEEIKERVGQVIERFEVV; the protein is encoded by the coding sequence ATGGAAACACAAGTTCAAACCCCAATCGATCTGTATTACCAAATTTTCGACTCCATCGATTTCGAGAAGATTATTGATCATCCGAACATATTGATTGCAGCCAATTTCTGGGATAAAGAGCGTTATCAGGCGGCAAAAAACTGCTACAAGTTTATGCGTGCCATCGACGATCTGATTGACAATTACAAAACCGAACACATCACCATTGATCCTGAAAATCAGGCACAGTTCGAAACCGATGTGTACCGATGGATTAACACGATTGCTGAAGCTTCGCAGGAAATTCCTTCGCAACGCGAATTAATTGAAACGGTTCACCGTTTTAGTATTCCATTCTGGCCGCTCGAAGCCTTTGCCAAATCGATGATCTACGATATTTATCACGACGGTTTCCCAACATTGCAGGGTTTTATCGACTATGCAGGGGGCGCATCGGTTGCTCCCGCTTCCATATTTGTACATTTGTGCGGACTGACGAAAAAGGACGGAAACTATATTTCTCCTGTTTTCGATGTGAAAAGGGTGTCGACTCCCTGCGCCATTTTCAGCTATCTCGTGCACATCATCCGCGATTTTCAGAAAGATCACCTCAATAACCTGAATTATTTTCCCGACGACCTGATCGCCAAATATGGTATGAACCGCCAGCAACTGCTATTTATGGCCAAAGGCGGACAAATTACCGATGGATTCCGAAAGATGGTTCGCGAACTTTACGAAGTTGCCGACACTTATCGCGATGAAACATACCGGATGATTGAAGAAATCCGTCCGTTTCTGGAACCTCGCTGCCAGTTGAGCCTCGAAATTATTTTTGCCCTTTACCTGATGGTTTTCGAGCGCATCGACATCGAACACGGAACCTTTTCAACTAACGAACTCAACCCAACTCCGGAAGAAATTAAAGAACGCGTTGGACAGGTGATTGAGCGATTCGAAGTTGTGTAA
- a CDS encoding phytoene desaturase family protein, with translation MDNKPRAVIIGAGVGGLATANFLAKNGYSVEIYEKNANPGGRCGQMIQDGHRFDLGATILLMPSLYRKVLSELGIDLDKDLETTSLEPVYKLFFSDGSDFAFTRNPEQMKTQLEAIETGSFPKYQEYVKEGYEYFNLSMNDLLGKNFDHLFQFVNFKSMRLLLKLKTYLKHTDYIQRYFNDPHLRMAFTFQNIYVGQNPYDAPAFFSMLPGAEIAEGALFPKGGMHRLVEKLLELANQNSVQIHYKKPAEKIVLNGRKAEGILLDDGTIVHADLVVANADLPYVYDKLLHDKQKTRSLKKKKYSCSAIVFHWGVDKVYPQLDHHSVFLNDPYKQGLNKIFKEKSLSENPSFYIHAPVRTDKSAAPENHDTLSVIVPVAHLDSQNHQDWGKLKQRAREGVISRLEEAGLHDIEEHIKFEICYLPKTWESTCNVTRGSVFGSLSHSIFQMGYFRPHNQHKKYRNLYFAGGSTHPGNGVPLVLLGAKLTSERILKDAKNQNFN, from the coding sequence ATGGACAACAAACCCAGAGCAGTGATCATCGGTGCCGGAGTTGGCGGATTAGCCACCGCCAATTTTTTAGCAAAAAATGGTTATTCCGTTGAAATTTATGAGAAAAATGCTAATCCAGGTGGCCGCTGCGGACAAATGATTCAGGATGGACACCGCTTCGATTTGGGTGCTACCATTTTACTGATGCCATCACTTTACCGGAAAGTGTTATCTGAATTGGGTATCGATCTCGATAAAGATTTGGAAACCACTTCACTTGAACCGGTTTATAAGCTTTTCTTCAGCGATGGGAGCGATTTTGCTTTTACCCGCAATCCCGAACAAATGAAAACGCAGCTCGAAGCCATTGAAACGGGCAGTTTTCCGAAATATCAGGAATATGTGAAAGAAGGTTACGAGTATTTCAACCTTTCGATGAACGATTTGCTGGGTAAAAACTTCGATCATTTGTTTCAGTTTGTGAATTTCAAAAGCATGCGTTTACTTCTGAAGCTGAAGACATACTTAAAACATACCGATTACATCCAACGATATTTTAATGACCCGCATCTGAGGATGGCCTTTACCTTCCAGAACATTTATGTGGGACAGAATCCGTATGATGCGCCGGCATTTTTTTCGATGCTTCCGGGCGCTGAAATCGCAGAAGGTGCTTTGTTCCCGAAAGGTGGAATGCATCGGCTGGTGGAAAAACTGCTCGAACTGGCAAATCAAAACAGCGTACAGATTCATTATAAAAAACCGGCTGAGAAAATCGTTTTAAACGGAAGGAAAGCTGAAGGAATCCTGTTGGACGATGGCACGATTGTTCACGCTGACCTGGTGGTGGCCAACGCCGATCTGCCATACGTTTACGACAAACTTTTGCACGATAAACAGAAAACCCGTTCGCTGAAGAAGAAAAAATATTCCTGTTCCGCCATTGTTTTTCACTGGGGAGTCGACAAAGTATATCCGCAACTCGATCATCACAGTGTTTTCCTGAACGATCCGTACAAACAAGGACTGAACAAGATTTTCAAGGAAAAATCGCTCTCCGAAAATCCAAGTTTCTACATTCATGCTCCGGTTCGAACCGACAAATCTGCCGCTCCTGAAAATCACGACACGCTTTCGGTAATTGTTCCGGTTGCTCACCTTGATTCTCAAAACCATCAGGATTGGGGAAAGCTGAAGCAAAGAGCCCGTGAAGGAGTGATCAGCCGTTTGGAAGAAGCCGGGTTGCACGATATTGAAGAACACATTAAGTTCGAAATTTGCTATCTGCCCAAAACATGGGAAAGCACGTGCAATGTCACCCGAGGTTCTGTGTTCGGAAGTTTATCCCATTCCATTTTTCAGATGGGCTATTTCCGTCCGCACAACCAACACAAAAAATATCGAAATTTGTATTTCGCTGGTGGAAGCACACACCCCGGAAACGGTGTTCCGCTGGTGCTTTTGGGAGCAAAACTCACAAGCGAACGCATACTGAAAGACGCAAAAAATCAGAATTTCAACTAA
- a CDS encoding rhamnogalacturonidase, with the protein MKNILFILTIFAISIQTLSCKTPEKKTIEHFPDGTEIPQSLTDTTRINSEKLGVQLAVTDFGAVGDGQTLNTESIQKAIDEAANKGGGVVIIPKGRFLTGALFFKPGTHLHVSEGGTLLGSDDIANFPIGPSRMEGRSIDYFPAVVNAYGVDGFTITGKGTIDGNGLKYWEAFWQRRAENPKCTNLEVSRPRLVFIQNSKNVQLQDVKLHNSGFWTTHLYRCSNVKLLNLHIFSPAAPVKAPSTDAVDIDACTNVLVNGCYMEVNDDAIALKGGKGVSADTDPTNGPNENIIIQNCTFGFCHSAVTCGSESIHNRNIIMRHCKVNGPSRVFWLKNRGDTPQLYEYILVENITGKADRLLFAKPWTQFFDLQGRETPLLSTSNQVVFRNIELTCQIFADIEISEYDKLKNFTFENLKITAEKGELNKSLIEGLNLKNVVINGKLIE; encoded by the coding sequence ATGAAAAACATTCTGTTCATACTAACAATATTTGCAATTAGCATTCAAACCCTTTCGTGTAAAACTCCTGAAAAGAAAACAATTGAGCATTTTCCGGATGGTACTGAAATTCCACAATCACTAACTGACACCACTAGAATTAACAGTGAAAAACTTGGTGTTCAATTGGCTGTTACCGATTTTGGCGCTGTTGGCGACGGGCAAACCCTGAATACTGAATCGATACAGAAAGCCATTGACGAAGCAGCGAACAAAGGCGGCGGTGTAGTCATCATTCCGAAGGGGCGTTTTTTAACAGGAGCTTTGTTTTTTAAACCAGGAACTCATTTGCATGTGAGCGAAGGTGGTACGCTGCTTGGCTCTGATGACATTGCAAATTTTCCAATCGGGCCATCGCGCATGGAAGGACGAAGCATCGATTATTTCCCAGCTGTGGTAAATGCATATGGCGTTGATGGATTTACCATCACTGGCAAAGGGACAATCGACGGTAATGGATTGAAATATTGGGAAGCCTTTTGGCAGCGCAGAGCTGAAAACCCCAAATGTACAAACCTCGAAGTTTCGCGGCCGCGACTTGTTTTCATTCAGAACAGTAAAAATGTGCAGTTGCAGGATGTTAAACTGCATAATTCCGGATTCTGGACGACCCACCTGTATCGCTGCTCGAATGTAAAACTGCTTAATCTGCATATTTTTTCGCCAGCCGCTCCGGTTAAAGCGCCCAGCACCGATGCTGTTGACATCGATGCATGTACAAATGTACTGGTAAATGGCTGTTACATGGAAGTAAACGACGATGCCATTGCTCTAAAAGGTGGCAAAGGCGTTTCAGCCGACACCGATCCGACCAATGGCCCGAATGAAAACATCATCATCCAAAATTGTACGTTTGGTTTCTGTCACTCGGCTGTAACCTGCGGAAGTGAGTCGATTCACAACCGAAACATCATTATGCGCCACTGTAAGGTTAATGGCCCTTCGCGTGTTTTTTGGCTGAAAAACCGCGGCGACACGCCTCAACTTTACGAGTACATTCTGGTCGAAAACATTACCGGCAAAGCTGACCGACTTTTATTTGCCAAACCATGGACCCAATTCTTCGATTTGCAAGGACGTGAAACGCCATTATTATCAACTTCAAATCAGGTGGTGTTCCGCAACATTGAACTAACCTGCCAGATTTTTGCAGACATCGAAATATCGGAATACGACAAACTGAAAAACTTCACTTTCGAAAACCTGAAAATAACAGCAGAAAAAGGAGAACTGAACAAATCGCTCATCGAAGGGCTAAATCTTAAAAATGTCGTTATAAACGGAAAATTGATTGAGTAA
- a CDS encoding Hpt domain-containing protein, with product MSQARLTNLDYLKEITGGEPEIMNEFIQMFFDQLPEFRDGLTSHLGNQKWKELGELAHKAKSSVMTFGMNDLGHRLKELQLKTQKLEDIDSYSAYVEEFINTIALAEVELKGDMK from the coding sequence ATGTCGCAAGCCCGTTTGACAAATTTAGATTACCTGAAAGAGATTACAGGCGGAGAGCCTGAAATTATGAATGAGTTTATTCAGATGTTTTTTGATCAGTTACCCGAATTCAGGGATGGGTTAACCAGTCATTTAGGCAATCAAAAATGGAAAGAACTTGGCGAATTAGCGCATAAAGCTAAATCATCAGTGATGACTTTCGGGATGAATGATCTGGGGCATCGACTAAAAGAATTGCAACTAAAAACCCAGAAGCTGGAAGACATTGATAGTTATTCTGCATACGTTGAAGAATTTATAAATACAATAGCTCTGGCGGAAGTTGAACTTAAAGGAGACATGAAGTAA
- the gcvT gene encoding glycine cleavage system aminomethyltransferase GcvT, producing the protein MQITAFNQIHKQLGAKMVEFAGFEMPIEYSGIKEEHMTVREAVGVFDVSHMGEFWVKGPNAMELVQRVTSNDVSKLALGQAQYSCFPNGKGGIVDDLLVYYYEAEKYLLVVNASNIDKDWNWIVSQNTNGAILENASPAISQLAIQGPKAEATLQKLTDINLSEIKYYTFVTGSIAGFDDVIISATGYTGSGGFEVYFRNEIAEQMWNKIFEAGAEFSIKPIGLAARDTLRLEMGFCLYGNDIDDTTSPIEAGLGWITKFNGHYFIDKDLLLMQKQEGVERKLRGFEMIDRGIPRHDYELTDKDGNIIGRVTSGTMSPVLNKGIGMAYVHKAYSAIGTEVFMNVRNKMLKAKIVKMPFINLQ; encoded by the coding sequence ATGCAAATTACAGCCTTTAATCAGATACACAAACAACTGGGCGCCAAAATGGTAGAGTTTGCCGGATTTGAGATGCCTATCGAGTATTCAGGAATAAAAGAAGAGCACATGACTGTTCGCGAAGCTGTTGGAGTATTCGACGTTTCGCACATGGGCGAGTTTTGGGTAAAAGGTCCGAATGCAATGGAATTGGTGCAGCGGGTTACTTCGAACGATGTTTCGAAACTGGCTTTAGGTCAGGCTCAATACTCTTGCTTCCCCAATGGGAAAGGTGGAATTGTTGATGACTTGTTGGTCTATTATTACGAAGCTGAAAAATACCTTTTGGTTGTTAATGCTTCCAACATCGACAAAGACTGGAACTGGATCGTTTCTCAAAATACAAATGGAGCGATTCTCGAAAACGCTTCTCCTGCAATCAGCCAGTTGGCCATTCAGGGACCTAAAGCTGAAGCCACTCTTCAGAAACTTACCGATATTAATTTGTCTGAAATCAAATATTACACATTCGTAACTGGCTCCATTGCTGGGTTCGACGATGTAATTATTTCGGCCACAGGCTATACCGGATCTGGCGGTTTCGAAGTCTATTTCAGAAATGAAATCGCAGAACAAATGTGGAACAAAATTTTTGAGGCTGGCGCTGAATTTAGCATCAAACCAATTGGACTGGCAGCCCGCGATACACTGCGACTTGAAATGGGTTTCTGCTTGTATGGTAACGATATTGACGACACAACCTCGCCAATAGAAGCTGGTTTGGGATGGATTACCAAATTTAATGGTCATTACTTTATCGATAAAGACCTACTGCTGATGCAGAAGCAGGAAGGCGTTGAGCGTAAACTTCGTGGATTTGAAATGATTGACCGCGGAATTCCGCGTCACGATTACGAATTGACCGACAAAGACGGAAACATAATCGGCCGGGTTACTTCCGGAACGATGTCACCTGTTTTAAATAAAGGCATTGGCATGGCTTATGTCCACAAAGCTTATTCGGCTATTGGAACCGAAGTTTTCATGAACGTGCGTAACAAAATGCTGAAAGCAAAGATTGTTAAAATGCCGTTTATCAATCTGCAATAA
- a CDS encoding 2-phosphosulfolactate phosphatase gives MEKSQNRLEVCLSPAIYDKHADDHNIVVIVDILRATSTICAAIHNGVKSIIPVATVEEAREMKQQGYMVASERDGYVLDFADFGNSPFNFTPEIVGGKEIVYSTTNGTRCIHLASHSKAVVIGSFLNISVLTNWLIQQNAPILIFCASWKDRFSLEDTVYAGALAERLMNSGKFETICDGVTASIDLWSLAKNDLFAYIQKAAQKSRLASKGLDDCIEYCLTDDLCPVIPIFQDEKLVDILKPM, from the coding sequence ATGGAAAAATCCCAAAATCGGCTTGAGGTTTGTTTGTCCCCCGCAATCTACGATAAGCATGCCGATGATCACAACATTGTAGTGATCGTTGATATTTTGCGCGCTACCTCAACAATCTGTGCTGCCATTCACAATGGTGTAAAAAGCATCATTCCGGTCGCAACGGTCGAAGAAGCACGTGAAATGAAACAACAAGGCTACATGGTCGCCTCCGAACGCGATGGCTATGTGCTCGACTTTGCTGATTTCGGAAACTCACCATTTAACTTTACTCCTGAAATCGTTGGCGGAAAAGAAATTGTCTATTCCACAACCAACGGTACCCGGTGCATTCACCTGGCCAGTCATTCAAAAGCAGTTGTAATTGGTTCATTCCTGAATATTTCAGTATTGACCAATTGGCTCATTCAGCAAAATGCTCCCATATTAATCTTTTGTGCTTCGTGGAAAGATCGCTTCAGTCTGGAAGACACCGTTTACGCAGGCGCTTTGGCCGAACGATTAATGAATTCAGGAAAATTTGAAACCATTTGCGACGGAGTTACTGCATCAATCGATTTGTGGAGCCTTGCAAAAAATGATTTATTCGCCTACATACAGAAAGCCGCTCAAAAAAGCCGACTGGCATCAAAAGGATTAGACGACTGTATTGAATATTGCCTTACTGACGATCTCTGCCCGGTTATCCCCATATTTCAGGATGAAAAATTGGTTGACATTTTGAAGCCAATGTAA